CGTTCATTCCAATCCCCGGAACCTTGCCACGAATCGCGTGCTCAGTCTGTACAGGGGCAACCTCGTCAAGTCCGAATGGGCAAATTGCAATGAGATCGTTCGGAACTCGGCCGGTCCCCAGAATGTTGGCGTTGAGGCGCCCTTGAGCGGCCAGCTGTCCAAGCCAGAACTGGCGTTGTTTATCAGAGGCGCAGAGGAACTTGTCTGCGCGAGCGATCTGTCGATTGAGAACTCCGGTCACACCATCAATGGAGTTCTTGCGTCCCTTCGGTCCCTGATCGCGTGCCTGCTCCAACTGCTCAAGATGCATGGGATCATAAATGTCGGCCACCACGATCTTCTCAGATGACATGAGCCAAGGTGCGGACTCAAGCAAGAAACCTTGGAAGATAATGATGTCTGCCCAATCCGTCAAGGCACGAAGAGTGTGCTCATCTCCGGAAAAGATCTCAAAGGTCTCATTAGAGACGTCCTTGCTGACGCCCGCCGTTGAACAGAGACGCACCGCATGTTCCACAGCAAGCCGCTTGGACATCTCCCACGCGCGGATCGCGGGACCAGCCATCTTCGCCGCGATCGGTTCGCCAGTGACTACGAGAATCTTTGACTGACCAGCAAAAGCCTGATCAATGTGAAAGAGCTCCACAAGCTTCTCATGAAGGTCTAGATACTTGGGGAGTGGATATGCAGGCTCTATAGCGTTGCGCATCAGCGGGAGAATCTGGGCGTCATTCTTCTTACGTGTGGACTGGATCTGGTGCCGTGACTCGGCAAGGCTCGGCAAGATATCAACGAAGTAGCTAATGCCAAATGTTGCTGTGGCACCCGACTTTGGCATCTCTGTCGCATCCGGTGCGAACACGGTTCCTGAATCCGGAAAGGCCGCCTCCGCTTGAGAAGCCGAGCGTTCCACAGCGAGCGCCACAGCCGGACCGAAAACGGTTCGCAGGAGATCTGTTCCAAGGTTCTTGTAGAGACAGGCCAAAGCATTTCGCTCAAGCAGATACGTCTCGCGGAAGTTGCCAAACTTGTTCATCGTGACATGGTGGCGATGATACGCCACTGAAGTCGGTACGTAACGGACGGAGTAGCCCGCTAGATTGACCCTCCAACCGAAGTCGACATCCTCATAGAACATAAAGAATCGCTCATCGAAACCGCCTAACTCCTCATAGACGCGCCGTGGCACGAACATGGCAGCACCAGTCGGGAAGAGCACGTCCTTGGGAGTCTCCCACTGGCCGCGGTCCTCGCGTTCGGCTTCGCGCTTGTAACCCATTCCGAACCAAGTAAGGGACCCATCGACATAATCGATCTTGTTGCCGTCCCAGTCGAGGACCTTTGATGCTACGCAACCAATGGTCGGATCCGCTTCGAGTTCGGCAACAGCTGCAGAGATCCAGTTCGGATCAGGTCGTGCATCGTTGTTCAGGAATGCCACAACGCTTCCTGATGCGTGACTGACGCCGAAGTTACAACCGCCAGCGAACCCGAGATTTGCGCCAGATTCAACCACCACACAGTCTGGAAGTGCTTCCAGAAGATGCTCGAATGACCCATCTCCGGAGTCATTGTCCACAATGACGATCTCAAGATCATTAGCTGGCCAATTGGATTGCCGAAGGTACTCCGCTGCTGCAATGGAATCCTCTGCGCCTCGGAAGTTGACCAGAATCACTGAAACACGGGTCACTTTGAGACAACTCCTTTAATGAGTTTGATTGACTTTGATGGTACAGCCGAGAGGCGTTGAAGATGCGACCTTATCCCACCTGACATTTCGGAGTATGGAGACGTCTCGTACTCTGCTGTGTTTGTCACTCGCTCGAAAGGATGGATTGGATTGGCAATCGTCTCGAGAGCTGCGTCCATACCGTTCTCAACTCTGATCAGGGAGTTGAGAGATGGGTCCTCATCATAGGTGTATTGGTTCAACCGTAGCTCGGAGGCGAGCACTCCCAACAGGAAATCCCTCTGTTGCTGAGAAGAAGCAATGATTCGATCAGCCCCAGCCACAGTCTCCGTGAGCTGTTGACTCTGGGTGTTCTGGAAGTTGCGTCCCGACTCATGGTTTACCCATCCAGTGGTAAAGGAGCCTTCGAGTTCCGCCGTAGTGAAGTCCACTACCACAACTTGGCTTGAGGTGGCCGCCCAAGGTGCGGACCGCAGTGGCAAGCCAATCAGGTACGTCACGCATGCGGACTCTGACATCGACCTCACGCTGTGAGGACTCGCATACCATTGGCCATTGCGCCATTCCTGAATCGCTTGTGTCACCGGATCCCACCAGAAACATGATTCACTCAGACCATCGACCACTTGCTGTAGACGCGTTCGTGCCGCTTCATCGGTGCTGGCGCAGGCAAACGCAAGCTGTGGAGCATTCGTCTCGCGAAGTTCGGCGAAAGCATCCTCAAGGACTCGACGTTTGGGATCTGCAATCCCCGTACTGCCCCATACTTCATTCACGAACTCGGCTAGGTGCGGCAGCCGTTTGTCAGGAATGCGACGGGCGCTGGACGTCACAGCCTTAGAAAGCAGAAGTGACGGAAGCTGTGCGCCCCACTCCCGCACGGTGTGAGATCCGTCGAAAGCTCCACGGGCGTATGTGAATGAGTTGACATCGTCGTTGCCCGGTGAACGCTGGAGATCGAGAATGGACGTGTTGGTGTTCGTTGCCCAGAGCGAATGAGCAACCACGCCTGTAAGCATGGGAGCCAAGTAGATACCTTGCAGTTGGGACGTGAGGTTCTTCGTCATGACGGCAAGATACTCATTGAACGGTATCGAGGGTACGCCGATAACAGCCGGAACTCCCACGGAACGGCCAGGAGTGCCACGCCCCGTGAGCCGGAGCTGAAGGTCAAGCGCAAGTGCGTAGATCCCAAGAGTGCTATCGAGACCGCCAGAAAGGTGAACCGCATGCGCGTCAAACGAGTAAAGGCCAGCGGCTGTCGCCAAGACGGGTACCTGCTCCGAGCCTGGGACAAACGCGGTGTTGGATGAGTACAGCTGGTCTGCCGAGACCTGAGAAACAAGGGAAGCGACTTCATTGGGTCCAACCGCTGACGGGTCAGTCCAGACGACGACTAATCCACTGGGGTCTGGTAGGCCGAGATCCACTGCGGATGCTGAGTCGTCCCGAGAGTGGCGGATCGTGGCATCAGGACCAAGTTCGCGTTTTAGATCGGGCGTGACCTTGTAGTTCGGAGGGACGACCAAGAAGATTCGCATGACAACCTCGATACGGATTCGTGTAGCTAAGCCATGATACATGACCGAAAAATGTGGCCGCTGTCGCCCCAATGCATCACCCGAGGCGAAATAACA
The DNA window shown above is from Changpingibacter yushuensis and carries:
- a CDS encoding glycosyltransferase, which produces MTRVSVILVNFRGAEDSIAAAEYLRQSNWPANDLEIVIVDNDSGDGSFEHLLEALPDCVVVESGANLGFAGGCNFGVSHASGSVVAFLNNDARPDPNWISAAVAELEADPTIGCVASKVLDWDGNKIDYVDGSLTWFGMGYKREAEREDRGQWETPKDVLFPTGAAMFVPRRVYEELGGFDERFFMFYEDVDFGWRVNLAGYSVRYVPTSVAYHRHHVTMNKFGNFRETYLLERNALACLYKNLGTDLLRTVFGPAVALAVERSASQAEAAFPDSGTVFAPDATEMPKSGATATFGISYFVDILPSLAESRHQIQSTRKKNDAQILPLMRNAIEPAYPLPKYLDLHEKLVELFHIDQAFAGQSKILVVTGEPIAAKMAGPAIRAWEMSKRLAVEHAVRLCSTAGVSKDVSNETFEIFSGDEHTLRALTDWADIIIFQGFLLESAPWLMSSEKIVVADIYDPMHLEQLEQARDQGPKGRKNSIDGVTGVLNRQIARADKFLCASDKQRQFWLGQLAAQGRLNANILGTGRVPNDLIAICPFGLDEVAPVQTEHAIRGKVPGIGMNDKVIIWGGGVYNWFDPLSLIEAVSVLKDSHPDVRLYFLGMKHPNPGVPDMEVAQQALDLSERLGLTNKYVFFNHDWVPYNERQNYLLDANVGVSTHFEHIETQFSFRTRILDYLWAGLPIVATRGDSFGNILDSEGIGISVEPRDVNGLAAALEKVLYDLAFAESCTAQIHSYSEQFEWNNALQPLLSFCREPQRAADLEFMEPTDVPEGMLGFIDPGFDLKRDVKLAVDYMKTGGLSVLRTKVVSRLKKYI